One Primulina huaijiensis isolate GDHJ02 chromosome 8, ASM1229523v2, whole genome shotgun sequence genomic region harbors:
- the LOC140982973 gene encoding probable protein phosphatase 2C 12 isoform X3, producing MCAYWDWGVDFSNLLIKTVESFSLSLRIMFLLSLLPRDPKSYQAFSWTIYFLCMDLNSNEWISALPRALVAGFVKTDSDFQEKAQTSGTTVTFVIIEGWIVTVASVGDSRAILESSEGDIYYLSADHRLECSEEERERITSSGGEVGRLNTGGGTEIGPLRCWPGGLCLSRSIGDMDVGEFIVPVPYVKQVKLSTTGGRLIISSDGVWDALSAETAAECCRGMPPDAAASEIVQEAVQLKGLRDDTTCIVVDIKPPEKPDPPKPPPKKQGKGVFKSMFRKKPSGSSSQVDKEEIFEPDVVEELFEEGSASLSKRLDSKYPICNMFKLFMCAVCQVEIKPGEGISVHAGTSDPRKLRPWDGPFLCLTCQEKKEAMEGKRPSGGMHSRFLYSVEHLKNRET from the exons ATGTGTGCTTATTGGGATTGGGGGGTGGATTTCTCTAATCTTTTAATAAAGACAGTTGAATCCTTTTCTTTATCCCTCAGAATAATGTTTCTTCTGTCTTTGTTACCAAGGGATCCAAAATCTTATCAGGCATTCTCATGGACCATTTACTTTCTTTGTATGG ATCTTAACAGTAATGAATGGATCTCGGCATTACCCAGGGCTTTGGTTGCTGGGTTTGTGAAAACAGATAGTGATTTCCAGGAAAAAG CACAAACTTCGGGCACAACAGTAACCTTTGTAATAATAGAAGGATGGATTGTAACAGTTGCTTCAGTTGGTGATTCTCGCGCCATACTTGAATCCAGTGAGGGGGACATATATTATCTGTCAGCAGATCATAGGCTTGAATGCAGTGAAGAAGA gAGGGAAAGAATAACATCTAGCGGAGGTGAAGTTGGGCGGCTTAATACTGGAGGTGGCACAGAG ATTGGTCCGTTGAGATGTTGGCCTGGTGGATTGTGTCTTTCACGATCTATTGGAGATATGGATGTTGGAGAATTCATAGTTCCAGTTCCTTATGTAAAGCAAGTGAAG TTATCAACAACCGGAGGCAGGCTTATTATCTCAAGTGATGGTGTTTGGGACGCATTATCTGCAGAAACAGCTGCTGAGTGTTGTCGAGGGATGCCACCAGATGCTGCAGCATCAGAAATTGTCcaa GAAGCCGTACAGTTGAAAGGCCTTCGAGATGATACCACATGTATTGTAGTAGACATAAAACCTCCGGAGAAGCCTGATCCTCCAAAACCACCTCCAAAGAAGCAAGGGAAAGGAGTCTTTAAGTCTATGTTTCGCAAAAAACCTTCTGGATCATCTTCTCAGGTTGACAAGGAAGAAATTTTTGAGCCAGATGTTGTAGAGGAATTATTTGAGGAAGGATCAGCATCACTTTCAAAAAG GTTGGACTCGAAGTACCCAATCTGCAATATGTTCAAGTTATTCATGTGCGCAGTTTGCCAAGTGGAAATAAAACCTGGAGAAGGTATATCCGTACATGCAGGAACATCCGACCCAAGAAAATTACGGCCTTGGGACGGTCCCTTCCTTTGCTTGACCTGTCAAGAGAAGAAAGAAGCCATGGAAGGGAAAAGACCTTCTGGAGGTATGCATTCTCGATTCTTGTATTCTGTGGAGCATTTGAAAAATCGGGAAACTTGA
- the LOC140982973 gene encoding probable protein phosphatase 2C 12 isoform X2 encodes MLSKRDDHHTVPLSVLLKRELANEKIERPEISHGQANQSKKGEDLTFIKTECERVLGDGVTTYSVFALFDGHNGSAAAIYSKENLLTNILHAIPPDLNSNEWISALPRALVAGFVKTDSDFQEKAQTSGTTVTFVIIEGWIVTVASVGDSRAILESSEGDIYYLSADHRLECSEEERERITSSGGEVGRLNTGGGTEIGPLRCWPGGLCLSRSIGDMDVGEFIVPVPYVKQVKLSTTGGRLIISSDGVWDALSAETAAECCRGMPPDAAASEIVQEAVQLKGLRDDTTCIVVDIKPPEKPDPPKPPPKKQGKGVFKSMFRKKPSGSSSQVDKEEIFEPDVVEELFEEGSASLSKRLDSKYPICNMFKLFMCAVCQVEIKPGEGISVHAGTSDPRKLRPWDGPFLCLTCQEKKEAMEGKRPSGAGSRYSSGSE; translated from the exons ATGTTGTCCAAGAGGGATGACCATCATACAGTCCCATTATCTGTTTTATTAAAGCGGGAATTAGCCAACGAGAAGATTGAGAGGCCTGAAATCTCACATGGTCAGGCCAATCAGAGCAAGAAGGGCGAGGACTTGACGTTTATTAAGACCGAATGTGAACGGGTGTTAGGTGATGGAGTCACCACGTATTCAGTTTTTGCG TTATTTGATGGCCACAATGGATCTGCGGCTGCTATATATTCCAAAGAGAATCTATTGACCAACATTTTGCATGCTATTCCACCAGATCTTAACAGTAATGAATGGATCTCGGCATTACCCAGGGCTTTGGTTGCTGGGTTTGTGAAAACAGATAGTGATTTCCAGGAAAAAG CACAAACTTCGGGCACAACAGTAACCTTTGTAATAATAGAAGGATGGATTGTAACAGTTGCTTCAGTTGGTGATTCTCGCGCCATACTTGAATCCAGTGAGGGGGACATATATTATCTGTCAGCAGATCATAGGCTTGAATGCAGTGAAGAAGA gAGGGAAAGAATAACATCTAGCGGAGGTGAAGTTGGGCGGCTTAATACTGGAGGTGGCACAGAG ATTGGTCCGTTGAGATGTTGGCCTGGTGGATTGTGTCTTTCACGATCTATTGGAGATATGGATGTTGGAGAATTCATAGTTCCAGTTCCTTATGTAAAGCAAGTGAAG TTATCAACAACCGGAGGCAGGCTTATTATCTCAAGTGATGGTGTTTGGGACGCATTATCTGCAGAAACAGCTGCTGAGTGTTGTCGAGGGATGCCACCAGATGCTGCAGCATCAGAAATTGTCcaa GAAGCCGTACAGTTGAAAGGCCTTCGAGATGATACCACATGTATTGTAGTAGACATAAAACCTCCGGAGAAGCCTGATCCTCCAAAACCACCTCCAAAGAAGCAAGGGAAAGGAGTCTTTAAGTCTATGTTTCGCAAAAAACCTTCTGGATCATCTTCTCAGGTTGACAAGGAAGAAATTTTTGAGCCAGATGTTGTAGAGGAATTATTTGAGGAAGGATCAGCATCACTTTCAAAAAG GTTGGACTCGAAGTACCCAATCTGCAATATGTTCAAGTTATTCATGTGCGCAGTTTGCCAAGTGGAAATAAAACCTGGAGAAGGTATATCCGTACATGCAGGAACATCCGACCCAAGAAAATTACGGCCTTGGGACGGTCCCTTCCTTTGCTTGACCTGTCAAGAGAAGAAAGAAGCCATGGAAGGGAAAAGACCTTCTGGAG CTGGCTCTAGATATAGTAGTGGAAGTGAATAG
- the LOC140983547 gene encoding origin of replication complex subunit 2, translating to MASNDMEEDDFGFSRNYFLAKELRSSGKKSARKVSDINLVDEQELREAYAKIDQKHEKEISNLVHSYKDSYKEWVFVLRCGFGLLMYGFGSKKALIEDFATTTLRDYSVIVINGYLQSVNLKQAVATLAELLWDQLKMLQKNTSRKHPKNQQPFNTRSMDDLISFLDGPHLGSDECFVCIIVNNIDGPGLRDSETQQYLARIAGCSHIRMVASIDHVNATLLWDKKMVQTQFNWYWFHVPTYAPYKVEGMFFPLILAHSGSAQNVKTASIVLQSLTPNAQSVFKVLANHQLSHPDEEGMPFNNLYTICRERFMVSSQITLNAHLTEFKDHELVKNKRNSDGEDCLYIPLTSEALEKLVKEMS from the exons ATGGCATCAAATGACATGGAAGAGGATGATTTTGGGTTCTCGAGAAACTACTTTTTAGCTAAAGAACTACGCAGCTCGGGTAAAAAATCTGCGCGCAAAGTTTCAGATATCAATCTCGTGGACGAACAG GAGCTAAGAGAAGCATATGCTAAGATTGATCAGAAGCACGAGAAAGAAATTAGTAATTTAGTACACAGTTATAaggattcgtacaaagaatgggTTTTTGTATTGAG GTGTGGATTTGGGCTTTTGATGTATGGGTTTGGGTCAAAGAAAGCATTGATAGAGGATTTCGCAACAACAACGTTGAGGGATTATTCTGTTATTGTAATCAATGGATATCTTCAATCAGTCAATCTCAAACAG GCTGTGGCAACTTTAGCTGAACTCCTGTGGGATCAATTGAAAATGCTGCAAAAAAATACTTCGAGAAAGCATCCTAAAAACCAGCAACCATTTAATACTCGCTCCATGGATGACCTTATTTCATTTCTCGATGGACCACATTTAGGAAGTGATGAATGCTTTGTGTGTATCATAGTTAACAATATAGATGGACCTGGCCTTCGTGATTCCGAGACTCAACAATATCTTGCGAGGATTGCAGGTTGTTCTCATATCCGTATGGTTGCTTCCATTGATCATGTGAATGCAACTCTCT TGTGGGACAAGAAAATGGTTCAAACGCAGTTCAATTGGTACTGGTTCCATGTTCCTACTTATGCACCTTACAAGGTTGAAGGAATGTTCTTCCCTTTGATACTCGCACACAGTGGCAGTGCGCAAAATGTGAAGACTGCTTCAATAGTCTTACAGAGTTTAACACCCAATGCTCAGAGCGTTTTTAAAGTTCTGGCCAACCATCAGCTGTCCCATCCTGATGAAGAAG GGATGCCTTTCAATAATCTTTACACAATATGTCGTGAACGCTTTATGGTGAGCAGTCAGATTACTCTGAATGCTCATTTGACAGAATTCAAAGACCATGAATTggtcaaaaataaaagaaattcaGATGGtgaagattgcttatacattcCTCTCACAAGTGAAGCACTTGAAAAACTCGTTAAAGAGATGAGCTAA
- the LOC140982974 gene encoding BRI1 kinase inhibitor 1-like — translation MEIQSEIERNTEEERPNESKTFNPLSPTSSPNHEFSFTISLHPQSKGQGRNKSSPSFDLSPADKIFFHGHLLPQHYLSNLPVFPRYSTDDSFDSFTLPIDGFSGENNSSSNTHTDQEYISIDHINPSTCQESCNCVLQEEGVQVRRKPRSFSILKWRKRCDEKKHDKGGQETDQKQQRNLKFNLSNVVKRYTRFINPFLSLRNRRMNPQFHGQTYSSFSGDLRLRNNKELSRGRRGEFSAPASMRNSPTNSGLLVASGTPTPSARDSTMEELQAAIQSAIAHCKKSIAAEETILVK, via the coding sequence ATGGAAATACAGTCTGAAATCGAAAGAAATACAGAAGAAGAGAGGCCTAATGAATCCAAAACATTCAATCCACTGTCACCAACATCCTCTCCCAACCATGAATTCTCCTTCACAATCTCCCTCCATCCGCAGTCGAAAGGTCAGGGTAGAAACAAATCCAGCCCTTCATTTGACTTATCACCTGCAGATAAAATTTTCTTCCATGGCCATTTACTTCCTCAGCACTACCTCTCTAATCTCCCTGTCTTCCCGCGCTACTCCACCGATGATTCATTCGACAGTTTCACGCTCCCAATCGATGGATTTTCCGGAGAAAATAACTCCAGCTCCAATACTCACACCGACCAAGAATACATCAGCATTGATCATATCAATCCCAGTACTTGCCAAGAAAGTTGCAACTGTGTCTTGCAAGAAGAAGGGGTACAGGTACGAAGGAAACCAAGATCCTTCTCGATTTTGAAATGGAGAAAGAGGTGTGATGAGAAGAAACATGACAAGGGTGGTCAAGAAACAGATCAAAAACAGCAAAGGAATCTCAAATTCAACTTAAGCAATGTCGTGAAAAGGTACACGAGATTCATTAATCCATTTCTTTCTTTAAGAAACAGGAGAATGAATCCTCAGTTCCACGGGCAAACTTACTCCTCATTTTCGGGGGATTTACGGCTAAGAAACAACAAGGAActgagcagaggcaggagaggagAATTCTCAGCACCAGCTTCAATGAGAAATTCTCCTACAAATAGTGGCCTTTTGGTGGCAAGTGGAACTCCCACTCCTTCTGCAAGAGACAGTACCATGGAAGAATTACAGGCTGCAATTCAATCTGCAATCGCTCATTGCAAGAAATCCATTGCTGCAGAAGAAACAATACTTGTGAAATAA
- the LOC140982973 gene encoding probable protein phosphatase 2C 12 isoform X1, with the protein MLSKRDDHHTVPLSVLLKRELANEKIERPEISHGQANQSKKGEDLTFIKTECERVLGDGVTTYSVFALFDGHNGSAAAIYSKENLLTNILHAIPPDLNSNEWISALPRALVAGFVKTDSDFQEKAQTSGTTVTFVIIEGWIVTVASVGDSRAILESSEGDIYYLSADHRLECSEEERERITSSGGEVGRLNTGGGTEIGPLRCWPGGLCLSRSIGDMDVGEFIVPVPYVKQVKLSTTGGRLIISSDGVWDALSAETAAECCRGMPPDAAASEIVQEAVQLKGLRDDTTCIVVDIKPPEKPDPPKPPPKKQGKGVFKSMFRKKPSGSSSQVDKEEIFEPDVVEELFEEGSASLSKRLDSKYPICNMFKLFMCAVCQVEIKPGEGISVHAGTSDPRKLRPWDGPFLCLTCQEKKEAMEGKRPSGGMHSRFLYSVEHLKNRET; encoded by the exons ATGTTGTCCAAGAGGGATGACCATCATACAGTCCCATTATCTGTTTTATTAAAGCGGGAATTAGCCAACGAGAAGATTGAGAGGCCTGAAATCTCACATGGTCAGGCCAATCAGAGCAAGAAGGGCGAGGACTTGACGTTTATTAAGACCGAATGTGAACGGGTGTTAGGTGATGGAGTCACCACGTATTCAGTTTTTGCG TTATTTGATGGCCACAATGGATCTGCGGCTGCTATATATTCCAAAGAGAATCTATTGACCAACATTTTGCATGCTATTCCACCAGATCTTAACAGTAATGAATGGATCTCGGCATTACCCAGGGCTTTGGTTGCTGGGTTTGTGAAAACAGATAGTGATTTCCAGGAAAAAG CACAAACTTCGGGCACAACAGTAACCTTTGTAATAATAGAAGGATGGATTGTAACAGTTGCTTCAGTTGGTGATTCTCGCGCCATACTTGAATCCAGTGAGGGGGACATATATTATCTGTCAGCAGATCATAGGCTTGAATGCAGTGAAGAAGA gAGGGAAAGAATAACATCTAGCGGAGGTGAAGTTGGGCGGCTTAATACTGGAGGTGGCACAGAG ATTGGTCCGTTGAGATGTTGGCCTGGTGGATTGTGTCTTTCACGATCTATTGGAGATATGGATGTTGGAGAATTCATAGTTCCAGTTCCTTATGTAAAGCAAGTGAAG TTATCAACAACCGGAGGCAGGCTTATTATCTCAAGTGATGGTGTTTGGGACGCATTATCTGCAGAAACAGCTGCTGAGTGTTGTCGAGGGATGCCACCAGATGCTGCAGCATCAGAAATTGTCcaa GAAGCCGTACAGTTGAAAGGCCTTCGAGATGATACCACATGTATTGTAGTAGACATAAAACCTCCGGAGAAGCCTGATCCTCCAAAACCACCTCCAAAGAAGCAAGGGAAAGGAGTCTTTAAGTCTATGTTTCGCAAAAAACCTTCTGGATCATCTTCTCAGGTTGACAAGGAAGAAATTTTTGAGCCAGATGTTGTAGAGGAATTATTTGAGGAAGGATCAGCATCACTTTCAAAAAG GTTGGACTCGAAGTACCCAATCTGCAATATGTTCAAGTTATTCATGTGCGCAGTTTGCCAAGTGGAAATAAAACCTGGAGAAGGTATATCCGTACATGCAGGAACATCCGACCCAAGAAAATTACGGCCTTGGGACGGTCCCTTCCTTTGCTTGACCTGTCAAGAGAAGAAAGAAGCCATGGAAGGGAAAAGACCTTCTGGAGGTATGCATTCTCGATTCTTGTATTCTGTGGAGCATTTGAAAAATCGGGAAACTTGA